The DNA sequence GATGCCAGCAAGACGAAACTGAGCGAGCAGGCAGGTAGACCACTCAAACGTGACAGCTTATGTGCAGGGCAGTCTCCAGCTCTTACCTCCAACACAGAGTGTATTTGAGACTTCCAGTGGATGAGGGTCAACCTCTGGAGCTGTGAGAACCTGGGCGACAGCAAGGCCCAACTGTGGTTGTGCTCTTGTCCTTGCGCTGCCCCCTTCTAGCCAGCGCCCTACCCTACTCAAGGCGGACGCAGGGAGACAACAGGCGGAGCAAGGAATAAGAAGACAAGGAGCCCTCACCGGTTGGGTATGAGCCACTCCAGGCAAGCAAGGAGCTTCTTCTCTGCCTTAAGGTTGCCCTTGCCAGTCGGGCCAACCAGCGAGGGTGACAGGGTCACAGTATGCCAGAGTGAAGGATGGGAGGTGGCTTCGTGCCAGTGACGGCACACGCGTGCAGCCCTAGGAGAAGAAAGAGTTCGCTGAGAGTGCGTGGCCTTTTGTGGGCAATGCCTACAATGAAGTGTCTAAGGAGCAGCGCAGCAGTCTCAAAGCCTGCTGTCGCCCGTTCACAGTGCTAAGCTTTGGTGAAGACAGTGTCGGGGCACTCGTGTACGCCCGTTGTGATGcctgctctgccctctgctctgcaCCACCCGCTCGGTGCGCCAGTCTCTACCCCGGCAGGCGCTGTTGGTGTACCTGCCAAGAAACGGCACGGGCCCATGAGCTGCAACCAACAACCCGAAAATATGCACCAGGACTTCTAAGGGAATACGGTCTCCCCAACCGGAGTCCACGTCCTGATCGAGAGACGGCTCCGGTCGGGGTTTGGTCCTGGGCTTGGCGACAGCCGTGGAGCCACGAGCCAGTGTCCTCAGAGCGCGGCGAGGGGCGCGCCGGTGCGCACGAGCGCGGGGAGGCTCCAGGTCCGGCAGCACGAGCAGCATGCTGTCCGCCTGCAGCAGATGGTACCCAGAGCCGCGAGGTGCCAGGCAGTCCCACCACCAGTCCTCCGCCGAGCGGCCCCGCGCAACGGGCCGCTTGGAGCTTCGAACTCGACGCCTAACTCGCCCGGGAGCCACAGGAGCCATGGTCCCCGGGAGCTGAACGAAAAGCGGAAGGTGggtgggcagagaggaaggggcGTGGCCCCCTTAAACTCACTTAGCTTCCGGGGGTGGGACTTCCGCCGCGAGTCCAGCGCCTTAGCCGGCGTCTTACTATTACAACCCCTGGACTGGGGTTTGGCTGCCTTCCGGGCTCAGTGCAGTGCTCCCGGGACTGGGCGGGCTGTTCCCGGCCCCACGCCCCTGATGCACCGGACTCAGCGGAGGAGCCCGGAATCGAATCAGCCAGCCACGCCCCTCGCCGATCCACGCCGGCTGCCTGAAGTTCGCTGTCATCCAGTCTGGTTTAGCAGCGCCAAGACTTGGTCCTCCGCAAGCATCGAGGACTGGCTCTTTCGCTCGTCCTCCTCCCCGGAGCCACGCTTTGAGCCTGCTTCTCGCTCCCCCGCTTGCCAGTCTTGTTCGGAAGGGTCCCGGTACAGGCTCCATAGTAGGTGCAGCTCCTGATCTCCCTCCAGGGGCCTTGGTTTTGCAATCTGTCCACCTCAGACCCCGACTTTGTCCACtcgcattttttcttttttctttttctttttgtcccccACCAGGTGAAAGAAGCTTGATTCTTTTTCTCTAGAATAGCTAGAGAAGCTTTAGGACCTACGTGGGGAAAGAGCGAATTGTTACCTTCGCTTTGTCCTGGAGGGCCCgctttgacctctgacctaaTGGCAGCACCTCCGCTGGGCCGACTGGTGCTGACCCATCTGCTGGTGGCCCTTTTCGGCATGGGCTCCTGGGCTGCGGTCAACGGGATCTGGGTAGAGCTGCCGGTAGTGGTGAAAGAGCTCCCGGAGGGTGAGTGAAGAGAAGTGGGCGGCGGTGGACCGTTGCTCTTGCTGCTCTTCGTTCCTTAGCCTGGTGCCTTTacactgtctcctcctccctctgcaggTTGGAGCCTCCCTTCCTATCTCTCTGTGCTTGTGGCGCTGGGGAACCTGGGTCTGCTGCTGGTGACCCTGTGGAGGCGTCTGGCTCGCGGCAAGGGCGAGCGAGTCCCCATCCAAGTGGTTCAGGGGCTAGGCATAGTGGGCACAGGCCTGCTGGCCCCTCTGTGGAACCACGTGGCCCCAGTGGCAGGAAAGCCCCACTCGGTGGCCTTCCTAACGCTGGCGTTTGTGCTGGCATTGGCCTGCTGCGCCTCTAATGTCACTTTCCTGCCCTTCCTGAGCCACCTCCCGCCCCCCTTTTTACGGTCTTTCTTCCTGGGTCAGGGCCTGAGTGCCCTCCTGCCCTGTGTGCTAGccctggggcagggggtgggccGCCTCGAGTGCCTGCATGTGCCTGCCAACGGCACCACTGGGCCTCCGATCAAGGTGTCTCCCATCAATTTCCCTGAACGTTTTTCTGCCACCACGTTCTTCTGGGTGTTGACTGCCCTGCTGGGCACTTCAGCTGCTGCCTTCCAAGGCCTCCTGTTACTACTGCCATCCCCGACATCTGAACCCACGACGGGTACAGGGCTTCGGGTAGAAACACCAGGaacggaggaggaagaggaagaggcctcACCCTTGCAGGAACCACCAGGCCAGGCAGCAGGCATTGTTTCCAGCCCGGACCCTAAGGCCCATCGGCTGTTCTCTTCTCGAAGTGCCAGTCTACTGGGGCtgctggccttcaccaatgctcTGACCAATGGCGTGCTGCCCGCTGTACAGAGCTTTTCCTGCCTGCCCTATGGGCGCCTGGCCTACCACTTGGCTGTCGTCCTGGGTAGCTCTGCCAACCCCCTTGCCTGCTTTCTGGCCATGGCAGTGCTGTGCAGGTGCTCGCGGACTCCCAAGCCCCCGTGGGGGAGAGCTTGAGGTGGGCCAGGGCCTGGCACAGCCAGTCCTGATCCCAGCCCATCCTTGGCAGGTCTCTGGCAGGGCTGTGTGGTCTGTGTCTGCTGGGCATGTTTTTGGGCTCCTACCTGATGACACTGGCAGCCCTAAGTCCCTGTCCTCCTCTAGTGGGCACCTCTGCAGGTGTGGTCCTCGTGGTAAGTACAATGGGGACATGAAACAGGAACAGGGCTTGTCTCACGGCAGGGGAATTTCATGCTCAGCCCACCCACCGCCGGGAATCTCCCCTCTACCACGCCCACTCCCCCTTTCAGGTGCTCTCGTGGGTCCTGTGCGCAGGCACATTCTCGTACATCAAGGTGGCTGTCAGTTCCATGTTACACAGCGGAGGCCGGCCAGCACTGCTCGCCGCTGGTGTGACTATTCAGGTGGGCTCTCTGCTGGGCGCAGTCGCCATGTTCCCCCTTACCAGCATCTACCGAGTATTTGGCAGCGGAGAGGACTGTGTGAACCAGTGTGGCCCCTGAACCCTGACGTGTGGGAGTTACTTCACACTTGTCTCCACTTGGAGGGGAGTGGGGGTCACAGTGCCTGGGTCCTATGGCCCAAGGTGGCCTGCCTACACGCAGACAATATGGATATTTCACACTCCACAAGAGACCTGGCTTTGGAGAAAAGACCAGGGTGAGGACCAAAGAGCAGGCCCAGACCCAGGGAGAGGTTGGAGCTGAGTGGCCTTCACCCTGGGACCTCTGTGGGATTTGCACAATAAAACATCTTCATCGGATGGGTTGTTAATCCCATGAGCACAGCTCTATGCCAGgcctccttcccccccccataGGCGGCCCTCCCCCCCAAGTTCCTGGTTATAGCTTCCTGCACTCGCCTAGTTGCTCTTGCAGGGCCTTGGGTGACCTCAGAACTCCTATGATTGCTTTTCTGGAGCTACTTTGGTAGATGAAGGCCAACTCCAGGGCCCAtgtgggggctga is a window from the Mus pahari chromosome 17, PAHARI_EIJ_v1.1, whole genome shotgun sequence genome containing:
- the Slc52a2 gene encoding solute carrier family 52, riboflavin transporter, member 2 — translated: MAAPPLGRLVLTHLLVALFGMGSWAAVNGIWVELPVVVKELPEGWSLPSYLSVLVALGNLGLLLVTLWRRLARGKGERVPIQVVQGLGIVGTGLLAPLWNHVAPVAGKPHSVAFLTLAFVLALACCASNVTFLPFLSHLPPPFLRSFFLGQGLSALLPCVLALGQGVGRLECLHVPANGTTGPPIKVSPINFPERFSATTFFWVLTALLGTSAAAFQGLLLLLPSPTSEPTTGTGLRVETPGTEEEEEEASPLQEPPGQAAGIVSSPDPKAHRLFSSRSASLLGLLAFTNALTNGVLPAVQSFSCLPYGRLAYHLAVVLGSSANPLACFLAMAVLCRSLAGLCGLCLLGMFLGSYLMTLAALSPCPPLVGTSAGVVLVVLSWVLCAGTFSYIKVAVSSMLHSGGRPALLAAGVTIQVGSLLGAVAMFPLTSIYRVFGSGEDCVNQCGP